From a single Streptomyces sp. 1331.2 genomic region:
- a CDS encoding GHMP family kinase ATP-binding protein, which yields MTTETITPGPARTGADSGAGAGVPAGVRPGVSTGVSTAFGTFGELLQGVLPEEDGDFLVTLPVARWAMARFEPDPDSDLLRVWPPHKKKALRLTSMIMGDAGRPTGGLLKIHSTLPEGKGLASSSADLVATARAVANALDEPMPPRRIESYLARIEPTDGVLYPSIVAFHHRTVRLRARLGSLPSMAVVSGDEGGAVDTVSFNAIPKPFTAADKREYVRLLDRITGAVARRDLAEVGRVATASARMNQVLRHKWSLEGMIGICREVGGLGVVVGHSGTTLGILLDTASPDCPAQLAAAAQACQDLVGNVTVYRTLSFD from the coding sequence ATGACGACCGAGACCATCACCCCGGGGCCGGCGCGGACGGGGGCGGACTCCGGGGCCGGCGCCGGGGTGCCCGCCGGGGTGAGGCCGGGGGTGAGTACGGGGGTGAGCACCGCCTTCGGCACCTTCGGCGAACTGCTCCAGGGCGTCCTGCCCGAGGAGGACGGGGACTTCCTGGTCACCCTGCCGGTCGCCCGCTGGGCGATGGCCAGGTTCGAGCCCGACCCGGACTCCGACCTGCTGCGGGTCTGGCCGCCGCACAAGAAGAAGGCGCTCCGGCTCACCTCGATGATCATGGGGGACGCCGGCCGGCCGACCGGCGGCCTGCTGAAGATCCACAGCACCCTGCCCGAGGGCAAGGGACTGGCCAGCTCCTCGGCGGACCTGGTGGCCACCGCCCGGGCCGTGGCCAACGCCCTGGACGAACCCATGCCGCCGCGCCGCATCGAGTCCTACCTCGCCCGGATCGAACCGACCGACGGCGTGCTCTACCCCTCGATCGTGGCCTTCCACCACCGCACCGTGCGGCTGCGGGCTCGGCTGGGGTCGCTGCCGTCGATGGCGGTGGTCAGCGGCGACGAGGGCGGCGCGGTGGACACCGTCTCCTTCAACGCGATCCCCAAGCCGTTCACGGCGGCCGACAAGCGGGAGTACGTGCGGCTGCTGGACCGGATCACCGGTGCCGTCGCCCGCCGGGACCTCGCCGAGGTCGGGCGGGTCGCGACCGCCAGCGCCCGGATGAACCAGGTGCTGCGCCACAAGTGGTCGCTGGAGGGGATGATCGGCATCTGCCGCGAGGTGGGCGGGCTGGGCGTGGTGGTCGGCCACAGCGGCACCACGCTGGGCATCCTGCTCGACACCGCCTCCCCGGACTGCCCGGCGCAGCTCGCCGCGGCCGCCCAGGCCTGCCAGGACCTGGTCGGCAACGTCACGGTGTACCGCACGCTGAGCTTCGACTGA
- a CDS encoding non-ribosomal peptide synthetase family protein, with protein sequence MTEHADDQAFTRIPRWTAPTAGEEGHAVHDTRLADDLTRKLEHRAVELGAALPALLTAAHARVLATVAAERALLVGYLPPAGAGADTGAGAIADAGAVRPLRLTVENSTWAELVAGTAAAVAATADAASAAAGGEPGLVLDFSGLTARAPHARAPHAEPADGAALRLAWHRDGSGLTLRLRYDRACYDAGYAQRLAGYHLAALGHLADGPGERHDRQSLLSDREVEKQLYGLAGPRAELPDRTFVDLFEERARAVPDAVAAEHAGVRWTYRELGERADRVAHALVAAGAAAEDVVAVVMDRTLDWIAAALGVFKAGGVYLPVRPDFPVDRVATQFERSACRFVLTGPGSETLVEEASAVVPQPPAALSVAEIRTRPDLPAGPTGVTVTPGQAAYIYFTSGSTGAPKGAVCEHAGMLNHLLMKIEDMELAGGADEVVTQTASQCFDISLWQFAAPLLVGGTVRIVDTDTQLDVTGFLDEIADGRVTVIQVVPSYLEVLLTHLAQHPRPLGRLRTVSVTGEALKYELVQRWFAAYPGIALVNAYGATEVSDDTMHEVLRGLPDRDFVTVGRSLRNVNTYVLDENLALVPLGSPGEIAFSGVCVGRGYINDEERTRQAFVPDPFRPNTRMYRTGDFGRWLPEGRIEFLGRRDEQVKIRGFRIEIGEIENKLLAMPGVREAAVVIDGGAGDLRNLVAFFAGEEDLPAERVRDFLATLLPDYMVPTYFHQVERLPLTENGKVDKKGLVRIAGTLGHGGAPYAAPRTPSEQRLAMLWAEVLGVPLERIGRADSFFELGGTSLAAVRLLVHLDRALSLKDLVGRPVLADLAAALDARDRGDTAPAATGLLQPLSAARAPHHTLVCFPYAGGNAVNFRSLAAELERDGFAVEAVELPGHDFPGTAGETGEGGGAEAMPDVPELARRVRDEIIGRITTPVLIWGHCAGAAAALETARLLEEAGRPVERVFVGALLLADTGALRAEMAEVSAADNQALLAQLRADNAYVELDALKPERADVVGRAYRHDVLTANRQLIRLREDGERYRLDAPVDVVVARDDASTAGFEAGHGDWKAVSDRVTLRELAQGGHYFISTRPGETADVVRGGCRPPEQWDEEDAG encoded by the coding sequence ATGACAGAGCACGCGGACGACCAGGCGTTCACCAGGATCCCCCGGTGGACCGCGCCGACCGCCGGGGAGGAGGGCCACGCGGTCCACGACACCCGGCTCGCCGATGACCTCACCCGGAAGCTGGAACACCGGGCCGTCGAGCTGGGGGCCGCGCTGCCGGCCCTGCTGACCGCCGCGCACGCCCGGGTGCTCGCGACCGTGGCGGCCGAGCGGGCGCTGCTCGTCGGGTACCTGCCGCCGGCCGGTGCCGGTGCCGACACTGGTGCCGGTGCCATTGCCGACGCCGGTGCTGTCCGGCCGCTGCGCCTGACCGTCGAGAACTCCACCTGGGCGGAGCTGGTCGCCGGGACGGCCGCCGCCGTTGCCGCCACCGCGGACGCCGCCTCCGCCGCCGCCGGGGGAGAGCCGGGGCTGGTCCTGGACTTCTCGGGCCTGACCGCCCGGGCACCGCACGCCCGGGCACCGCACGCCGAGCCCGCCGACGGCGCCGCGCTGCGGCTGGCCTGGCACCGCGACGGCAGCGGCCTCACCCTGCGCCTGCGGTACGACCGCGCCTGCTACGACGCGGGCTATGCCCAGCGCCTGGCCGGCTACCACCTGGCGGCGCTCGGCCACCTGGCCGACGGCCCCGGCGAGCGGCACGACCGGCAGAGCCTGCTGTCGGACCGGGAGGTCGAGAAGCAGCTCTACGGCCTGGCCGGGCCGCGCGCCGAGCTGCCCGACCGTACCTTCGTGGACCTCTTCGAGGAGCGGGCGCGGGCCGTGCCGGACGCCGTCGCGGCCGAACACGCGGGGGTGCGCTGGACCTACCGGGAGCTGGGCGAACGGGCCGACCGCGTCGCGCACGCCCTGGTCGCGGCCGGCGCCGCCGCCGAGGACGTGGTCGCCGTCGTGATGGACCGCACCCTGGACTGGATCGCCGCCGCCCTGGGCGTGTTCAAGGCCGGCGGTGTCTACCTGCCCGTCCGCCCCGACTTCCCGGTGGACCGGGTGGCGACCCAGTTCGAGCGCAGCGCCTGCCGGTTCGTGCTGACCGGGCCGGGCAGCGAGACCCTGGTCGAGGAGGCGTCCGCGGTCGTGCCGCAGCCGCCCGCCGCCCTGTCGGTGGCGGAGATCCGGACCCGGCCCGACCTCCCGGCCGGCCCGACCGGGGTGACGGTGACGCCCGGTCAGGCGGCGTACATCTACTTCACCTCCGGCTCCACGGGCGCGCCCAAGGGCGCGGTGTGCGAGCACGCGGGGATGCTCAACCACCTCCTCATGAAGATCGAGGACATGGAGCTGGCCGGCGGGGCCGACGAGGTCGTCACCCAGACCGCCTCCCAGTGCTTCGACATCTCGCTGTGGCAGTTCGCCGCCCCGCTGCTGGTCGGCGGCACCGTGCGGATCGTGGACACCGACACCCAGCTCGACGTCACGGGCTTCCTGGACGAGATCGCCGACGGCCGGGTCACGGTGATCCAGGTCGTCCCCTCCTACCTGGAGGTGCTGCTCACCCACCTGGCCCAGCACCCGCGCCCGCTCGGCCGGCTGCGCACGGTCTCGGTCACCGGGGAGGCGCTCAAGTACGAGCTCGTCCAGCGCTGGTTCGCCGCCTACCCGGGGATCGCCCTGGTCAACGCCTACGGCGCCACCGAGGTGTCCGACGACACCATGCACGAGGTGCTGCGCGGCCTGCCCGACCGGGACTTCGTGACGGTCGGCCGCTCGCTGCGCAACGTCAACACCTACGTGCTCGACGAGAACCTGGCGCTGGTGCCGCTCGGCTCGCCCGGCGAGATCGCCTTCTCCGGGGTGTGCGTCGGCCGCGGCTACATCAACGACGAGGAGCGGACCCGGCAGGCCTTCGTCCCCGACCCGTTCCGGCCCAACACCCGGATGTACCGCACCGGTGACTTCGGCCGCTGGCTGCCCGAGGGCCGGATCGAGTTCCTGGGCCGGCGGGACGAGCAGGTCAAGATCCGTGGCTTCCGGATCGAGATCGGCGAGATCGAGAACAAGCTGCTGGCGATGCCCGGCGTGCGGGAGGCCGCGGTCGTCATCGACGGCGGCGCCGGGGACCTGCGCAACCTCGTCGCGTTCTTCGCGGGCGAGGAGGACCTGCCGGCCGAGCGCGTCCGCGACTTCCTGGCCACCCTGCTGCCCGACTACATGGTGCCCACCTACTTCCACCAGGTGGAGCGGCTGCCGCTCACCGAGAACGGCAAGGTCGACAAGAAGGGCCTGGTCCGGATCGCCGGGACTCTGGGCCACGGCGGCGCCCCCTACGCGGCCCCCCGCACCCCCTCCGAACAGCGGCTGGCCATGCTGTGGGCCGAGGTGCTGGGCGTACCGCTGGAGCGGATCGGACGGGCTGACAGCTTCTTCGAGCTCGGCGGCACCTCGCTGGCCGCCGTACGGCTGCTGGTCCACCTGGACCGGGCGCTGTCCCTGAAGGACCTCGTCGGCCGGCCGGTACTGGCCGACCTGGCCGCCGCCCTGGACGCCCGGGACCGCGGCGACACCGCCCCGGCGGCCACCGGCCTGCTGCAGCCGCTCTCCGCGGCCCGCGCCCCGCACCACACCCTGGTCTGCTTCCCCTACGCGGGCGGCAACGCCGTCAACTTCCGTTCGCTGGCCGCCGAGTTGGAGCGGGACGGCTTCGCGGTGGAGGCGGTGGAGCTGCCCGGGCACGACTTCCCCGGTACGGCCGGTGAGACCGGCGAGGGAGGTGGGGCCGAGGCGATGCCGGACGTCCCGGAGCTCGCCCGGCGGGTCCGGGACGAGATCATCGGGCGGATCACCACGCCGGTGCTGATCTGGGGCCACTGCGCGGGCGCTGCGGCGGCCCTGGAGACGGCCCGGCTGCTGGAGGAGGCCGGTCGCCCGGTCGAGCGCGTCTTCGTCGGTGCCCTGCTGCTGGCCGACACCGGGGCGCTGCGCGCCGAGATGGCCGAGGTCTCCGCCGCCGACAACCAGGCCCTGCTCGCCCAACTGCGCGCCGACAACGCCTACGTGGAGCTGGATGCGCTCAAGCCGGAGCGCGCCGACGTGGTGGGCCGGGCCTACCGGCACGACGTGCTGACCGCCAACCGCCAGTTGATCCGCCTCCGGGAGGACGGCGAGCGGTACCGGCTGGACGCGCCGGTGGACGTCGTGGTCGCCCGGGACGACGCCTCCACGGCCGGTTTCGAGGCCGGCCACGGCGACTGGAAGGCGGTCTCGGACCGCGTCACGCTGCGCGAACTCGCCCAGGGCGGGCACTACTTCATCAGCACCCGGCCGGGCGAGACCGCCGACGTGGTGCGCGGCGGCTGCCGGCCGCCCGAGCAGTGGGACGAGGAGGATGCCGGATGA
- a CDS encoding ATP-grasp domain-containing protein, with amino-acid sequence MSATGREHHDVDELMPAGPWLAFLESNTTGTGREFCTAARARGLRPVLLTRDPGRYPYAAEDRIATRLLDTGDPDAVLACCAELAEDSAGLAGIASSSEYFVAAAARTAGKLGLPAADGDAVDRCRDKEQQRGALAAAGVPVPAFARATDAPAAVRAADAIGYPVVLKPVSGSGSIGVRLCRDGAEVLAWAAELLGRTTDERGTPAVSRILVEAAVRGPEFSVETFDRTVVAVVAKHTGAEPYFVETGHDVPAPVPAESADALAGTALRALSALGLGWGAAHTELRLTDAGPVVIEVNPRLAGGMIPVAVRAALGTDLMDAVIARAAGLPAGPSGGLPGAPSGPGGGGHAAIRFLPAEREGVVTRIAGLPDAQAAPGVVAVTAGTAEGRTVRITHSFQDRLACVVAAGPDTHQAAQRAAAAARLIRIELAEPAAPGEGVGAR; translated from the coding sequence GTGAGCGCGACCGGACGAGAGCACCATGACGTGGACGAACTGATGCCCGCCGGACCGTGGTTGGCGTTCCTGGAGAGCAACACCACCGGCACCGGACGGGAGTTCTGCACGGCCGCCCGGGCCCGGGGACTGCGGCCGGTCCTGCTGACCCGGGATCCCGGCCGCTACCCCTACGCGGCCGAGGACCGGATCGCCACCCGTCTGCTGGACACCGGCGACCCGGACGCCGTCCTCGCCTGCTGCGCCGAACTCGCCGAGGACAGCGCCGGGTTGGCCGGGATCGCGTCCAGCTCCGAGTACTTCGTCGCGGCCGCCGCGCGCACCGCCGGGAAGCTCGGCCTGCCCGCCGCCGACGGGGACGCCGTCGACCGCTGCCGCGACAAGGAGCAGCAGCGCGGCGCCCTCGCGGCGGCCGGCGTGCCGGTGCCCGCCTTCGCGCGCGCGACCGACGCCCCCGCGGCGGTCCGGGCGGCCGACGCGATCGGCTACCCCGTCGTCCTCAAGCCGGTCAGCGGCTCCGGCTCGATCGGCGTGCGGCTCTGCCGGGACGGCGCCGAGGTGCTGGCCTGGGCCGCGGAGCTGCTGGGCCGGACCACCGACGAGCGCGGCACCCCGGCCGTGAGCCGGATCCTCGTGGAGGCGGCCGTCCGCGGCCCCGAGTTCTCCGTCGAGACCTTCGACCGCACCGTGGTGGCCGTCGTGGCCAAACACACCGGCGCCGAGCCGTACTTCGTGGAGACCGGGCACGACGTGCCCGCGCCGGTGCCCGCCGAGAGCGCCGACGCGCTCGCCGGCACCGCCCTGCGGGCCCTTTCCGCGCTCGGCCTCGGCTGGGGCGCGGCCCACACCGAACTGCGGCTGACCGACGCCGGGCCGGTGGTGATCGAGGTCAACCCGCGCCTCGCCGGCGGGATGATCCCGGTCGCCGTCCGGGCCGCGCTCGGCACCGACCTGATGGACGCGGTGATCGCCCGGGCGGCCGGGCTGCCGGCCGGGCCGTCCGGTGGCCTGCCCGGCGCTCCGTCCGGCCCGGGCGGCGGCGGGCATGCGGCGATCCGCTTCCTGCCCGCCGAGCGCGAGGGCGTCGTCACCCGGATCGCCGGCCTCCCGGACGCCCAGGCGGCGCCCGGCGTGGTGGCCGTGACGGCCGGGACCGCCGAGGGCCGGACGGTACGGATCACGCACTCGTTCCAGGACCGGCTGGCCTGCGTGGTCGCCGCCGGCCCGGACACGCACCAGGCAGCACAGCGCGCGGCGGCCGCCGCGCGGCTGATCAGGATCGAGCTGGCGGAGCCCGCAGCGCCGGGAGAAGGAGTCGGGGCCCGATGA
- the argH gene encoding argininosuccinate lyase, whose amino-acid sequence MTATGRLTRTLGARTRRVVYGESGPEDIRQELGATTTVDLAHVVMLTESGLLPREAAAALLRRITALRADGFRELYERPAPRGLYLMYEGHLVAELGPEVGGKLHTGRSRNDLKATVTALRLRAELADLLGELLRLQAVLLARARAHRGVVMPVYTHFQPAMPVSYGYYLAGIATALDRDAEALHQALDQLDRCPLGAGAVAGTDLPIDPARTAELLGFRDGPLHATDAVAARDTMLRAVAVAASAALTLSRLATDLQLWSTQEFGFVEFPERLVGGSSAMPQKRNAFLLEHVKAKAAVAVGAWTAAASATKSTPFTNSIEVGTEAVAAGWPGLAAVRDSVLLGQALVGGARPALERMEQRAREGFVTATVIANRLVARGVPFRTAHHVVGEAVREAVEAGATELAAIRLPDGTDADGAAVDLGAELPTLREVVDDHDRGGGPGECDRTVRVLRDRLAGHCDRLAAHRARTDRGRQRLAEAVAELTGAPAGAGGHADGHGTESAP is encoded by the coding sequence GTGACCGCCACCGGACGCCTCACCCGCACCCTCGGCGCGCGGACCCGACGGGTGGTCTACGGCGAGTCCGGCCCCGAGGACATCCGCCAGGAGCTCGGCGCCACCACCACCGTGGACCTGGCGCACGTGGTGATGCTCACCGAGAGCGGACTGCTGCCGCGCGAGGCGGCCGCCGCCCTGCTGCGCCGGATCACCGCCCTGCGCGCCGACGGCTTCCGCGAGCTGTACGAGCGGCCGGCCCCGCGCGGCCTCTACCTGATGTACGAGGGCCACCTGGTGGCCGAGCTCGGCCCGGAGGTGGGCGGCAAGCTGCACACCGGCCGCTCCCGCAACGACCTCAAGGCCACCGTCACGGCGCTCCGGCTGCGCGCCGAACTGGCCGACCTGCTCGGCGAGTTGCTGCGCCTCCAGGCGGTGCTGCTGGCCCGGGCCCGGGCCCACCGCGGCGTGGTCATGCCGGTCTACACCCACTTCCAGCCCGCGATGCCGGTCAGCTACGGCTACTACCTGGCCGGGATCGCCACCGCGCTCGACCGCGACGCCGAGGCCCTGCACCAGGCGCTCGACCAGCTCGACCGGTGCCCGCTGGGCGCCGGGGCGGTGGCCGGCACCGACCTGCCCATCGACCCGGCCCGCACCGCCGAACTGCTGGGGTTCCGGGACGGCCCGCTGCACGCCACCGACGCCGTCGCCGCCCGCGACACGATGCTGCGCGCGGTGGCGGTGGCCGCCTCGGCCGCCCTGACGCTCAGCCGGCTGGCCACCGACCTCCAGCTGTGGAGCACCCAGGAGTTCGGCTTCGTCGAGTTCCCCGAGCGGCTGGTCGGCGGCAGTTCCGCGATGCCGCAGAAGCGCAACGCCTTCCTGCTGGAGCACGTCAAGGCCAAGGCCGCGGTGGCGGTCGGGGCCTGGACGGCGGCGGCCTCCGCGACGAAGTCGACGCCCTTCACCAACTCCATCGAGGTCGGCACCGAGGCGGTGGCCGCCGGCTGGCCCGGGCTCGCCGCCGTACGGGACTCGGTGCTGCTCGGCCAGGCCCTGGTCGGCGGCGCCCGGCCCGCCCTGGAGCGGATGGAACAGCGGGCCCGGGAGGGCTTCGTCACCGCGACCGTGATCGCCAACCGGCTGGTGGCCCGCGGCGTGCCCTTCCGCACCGCGCACCACGTCGTGGGCGAGGCCGTGCGGGAGGCCGTCGAGGCCGGCGCCACCGAGCTGGCCGCGATCCGGCTGCCCGACGGCACGGACGCCGACGGTGCGGCCGTCGACCTGGGCGCCGAACTCCCCACGCTGCGCGAGGTGGTGGACGACCACGACCGCGGCGGCGGCCCGGGCGAGTGCGACCGGACGGTGCGGGTGCTGCGGGACCGGCTGGCCGGGCACTGCGACCGGCTCGCCGCCCACCGCGCCCGCACCGACCGGGGGCGGCAGCGGCTGGCGGAGGCCGTGGCCGAGCTGACCGGGGCACCGGCCGGCGCAGGAGGACACGCAGACGGACACGGAACGGAGAGTGCGCCGTGA
- a CDS encoding cysteine synthase family protein, producing MTATTAPYRSITEAQMIPRLVRLGPNLYGAVYTLMKLLPAHYILRQADRRGALGDRTTVVETTSGTFGLALAMQCALMERPLILVSDPAIDPNLYRRLTDLGARVEICREPAPVGGYQEARLRRLAEIRAELPDTFCPEQYGNPDNPRSYGVVADLLHRTLGDVDCLVGPVGSGGSMCGTARGLREHTPHTLAIGVDSHRSVLFGQSDGPRGLRGLGNSLWPANLDHRVFDEVHWCDAAEAYAQTRALHARHALFQGPTSGAAHLVAQWWADRHPDRLCVVMLPDEGYRYQATVYDDSWLADNGLLLDALPAEPVTVASPAEAGPGWSRFDWARRPYDEVPGTVPRTGRPLPEQALS from the coding sequence ATGACGGCGACCACCGCGCCGTACCGCTCGATCACCGAGGCGCAGATGATCCCGCGCCTCGTCCGGCTCGGCCCCAACCTCTACGGCGCCGTCTACACCCTGATGAAGCTGCTGCCGGCCCACTACATCCTCCGGCAGGCCGACCGGCGCGGTGCACTCGGCGACCGCACCACCGTCGTCGAGACCACCTCGGGCACCTTCGGCCTCGCCCTGGCCATGCAGTGCGCCCTGATGGAGCGCCCGCTGATCCTGGTCAGCGACCCGGCGATCGACCCCAACCTGTACCGCAGGCTCACCGACCTCGGCGCCCGGGTCGAGATCTGCCGGGAGCCCGCGCCGGTCGGCGGCTACCAGGAGGCCCGGCTGCGCCGCCTGGCCGAGATCCGCGCCGAACTGCCCGACACCTTCTGCCCCGAGCAGTACGGCAACCCCGACAACCCCCGCTCGTACGGGGTGGTGGCCGACCTGCTGCACCGCACCCTCGGGGACGTCGACTGCCTCGTCGGACCGGTCGGCTCCGGCGGTTCGATGTGCGGCACCGCCCGCGGCCTGCGTGAGCACACCCCGCACACCCTGGCGATCGGCGTCGACAGCCACCGCAGCGTGCTCTTCGGCCAGTCCGACGGGCCGCGCGGACTGCGCGGACTCGGCAACAGCCTGTGGCCCGCCAACCTCGACCACCGCGTCTTCGACGAGGTCCACTGGTGCGACGCGGCCGAGGCCTACGCCCAGACCCGGGCCCTGCACGCCCGCCACGCCCTCTTCCAGGGCCCGACCAGCGGCGCCGCCCACCTGGTCGCCCAGTGGTGGGCCGACCGCCACCCGGACCGGCTGTGCGTCGTGATGCTGCCCGACGAGGGCTACCGCTACCAGGCCACCGTCTACGACGACAGCTGGCTCGCCGACAACGGCCTGCTCCTGGACGCCCTGCCCGCCGAGCCGGTCACCGTCGCCTCGCCCGCCGAGGCCGGGCCGGGCTGGAGCCGCTTCGACTGGGCCCGCCGGCCCTACGACGAGGTGCCCGGCACCGTCCCGCGCACCGGCCGGCCGCTGCCCGAGCAGGCCCTGTCGTGA
- a CDS encoding ATP-binding cassette domain-containing protein, translated as MDISRSFGSTQALGGVSFAIPKGEVLCLLGHNGAGKSTLVSILATALPPTSGTARVAGYDVVREAREVRRRIGLTGQFAAVDESLSGRENLVLVARLLGASRAQARGRADELLQAFDLTGAAERTAGTYSGGMRRRLDLASSFVGSPQVLFLDEPTTGLDPVSRSGLWELVRSCVAQGTTVLLTTQYLEEAEQLADRVIVLGRGRTIADGTPARLKARLGGSTVRAQLAEPARLPAALDALRRAGLDAGPGEPDGSVAVPVRESAALAAVVRALDEAGLGITGISLTEPSLDDVYLALAESAGPLPGSPAAPPAHAVPRPGVSVPS; from the coding sequence ATGGACATCAGCCGGTCCTTCGGCAGCACGCAGGCACTCGGCGGAGTCAGTTTCGCGATACCGAAAGGGGAGGTGCTCTGCCTGCTCGGGCACAACGGGGCGGGCAAGAGCACACTCGTCAGCATTCTGGCCACCGCGCTGCCGCCGACTTCGGGCACGGCCAGGGTCGCCGGGTACGACGTGGTGCGGGAGGCCCGCGAGGTGCGCCGCCGGATCGGACTGACCGGCCAGTTCGCCGCCGTGGACGAGAGCCTGTCCGGCCGGGAGAACCTGGTCCTGGTCGCCAGGCTGCTCGGAGCGAGCCGGGCCCAGGCCCGCGGCCGGGCGGACGAACTGCTGCAGGCCTTCGACCTCACCGGCGCGGCCGAAAGGACGGCGGGCACCTACTCGGGCGGGATGCGCCGGCGCCTCGACCTGGCCAGCAGCTTCGTCGGCAGCCCGCAGGTGCTCTTCCTGGACGAACCCACCACCGGGCTCGACCCGGTCAGCCGCAGCGGCCTCTGGGAGCTGGTCCGTTCCTGCGTGGCCCAGGGCACCACCGTGCTGCTGACCACCCAGTACCTGGAGGAGGCCGAACAGCTGGCCGACCGGGTCATCGTCCTCGGCCGCGGCCGGACCATCGCCGACGGCACACCGGCCCGGCTCAAGGCCAGGCTGGGTGGCAGCACCGTGCGCGCACAGCTCGCCGAACCGGCCCGGCTGCCCGCCGCGCTCGACGCCCTGCGCCGGGCCGGCCTGGACGCCGGACCGGGCGAGCCGGACGGCAGCGTCGCCGTCCCCGTCCGCGAGTCCGCCGCCCTGGCCGCGGTCGTCCGGGCCCTGGACGAGGCCGGCCTGGGCATCACCGGGATCTCGCTGACCGAGCCGAGCCTCGACGACGTCTACCTGGCCCTCGCCGAGAGCGCCGGGCCGCTGCCCGGGAGCCCCGCGGCACCGCCCGCGCACGCCGTGCCCCGGCCCGGTGTCTCGGTGCCCTCCTGA
- a CDS encoding LuxR family transcriptional regulator encodes MLLEARRLVEFAVDRHRSEGRLLTALGPEEGSETTEQLVGSAARSLAVVLSGHHDEEITRLVSCLGRAAARGVDVRLLAGVGLLENRLLLERLEKYAAGVEVRLVGAVLQDMVLADGLVSVVWSRAAGPSREAILMRAPAVLRNLRTLFLASWNGSAPLADHRRLSERTRSALARRILLALSSGRTDEVAARDLGMSVRTYRRNVAEITRELGANSRFQAGARAVELGLLPPVTSDHPTRAAG; translated from the coding sequence ATGCTGCTGGAGGCCCGCCGACTGGTCGAATTCGCCGTCGACCGGCACCGCAGCGAGGGCAGGCTGCTGACCGCGCTGGGGCCGGAGGAGGGCAGCGAGACCACCGAGCAGCTGGTGGGGTCGGCCGCCCGTTCCCTGGCCGTGGTGCTCTCGGGGCACCACGACGAGGAGATCACCCGGCTGGTGTCCTGCCTGGGCCGGGCCGCGGCGCGCGGGGTGGACGTCCGGCTGCTCGCCGGGGTCGGCCTGCTGGAGAACCGGCTGCTGCTGGAACGGCTGGAGAAGTACGCGGCCGGCGTCGAAGTCCGGCTGGTGGGAGCGGTGTTGCAGGACATGGTGCTCGCCGACGGCCTGGTGAGTGTGGTCTGGTCCCGGGCGGCCGGGCCGTCCCGGGAGGCCATCCTGATGCGGGCCCCGGCCGTGCTGCGCAACCTGCGCACCCTATTCCTGGCCTCCTGGAACGGCAGCGCCCCGCTGGCCGACCACCGGCGGCTGAGCGAGCGGACCCGCAGCGCCCTGGCCCGGCGGATCCTGCTGGCGCTCAGCTCCGGACGCACCGACGAGGTCGCCGCCCGGGACCTCGGCATGTCCGTGCGCACCTACCGGCGCAACGTCGCCGAGATCACCCGCGAACTCGGCGCCAACTCGCGGTTCCAGGCCGGCGCCCGCGCGGTGGAACTCGGCCTGCTGCCGCCGGTGACGAGTGACCACCCCACCCGGGCCGCCGGATGA